The Glycine soja cultivar W05 chromosome 3, ASM419377v2, whole genome shotgun sequence genome window below encodes:
- the LOC114407854 gene encoding ATPase 10, plasma membrane-type — translation MAEELDKPLLDPENFNREGIDLERIPLEEVFEQLRTSRRGLSSDDAEARIEIFGPNKLEEKKENKILKFLSFMWNPLSWVMEAAALMAIILANGGGEGPDWQDFIGIICLLVINSTISFIEENNAGNAAAALMARLAPKTKVLRDGQWQEQDAAILVPGDIISIKLGDIIPADARLLEGDPLKIDQSALTGESLPVTKRTGNEVFSGSTCKHGEIEAVVIATGVHSFFGKAAYLVDSTEVVGHFQKVLTSIGNFCICSIAIGMIFEIIIMFPVEHRSYRDGINNLLVLLIGGIPIAMPTVLSVTLAIGSHRLSQQGAITKRMTAIEEMAGMDVLCSDKTGTLTLNRLTVDRNLIEVFNRNMDKDTVVLLAARAARLENQDAIDTAVVNMLADPKEARANITEVHFLPFNPVDKRTAITYIDFDGNFHRASKGAPEQILDLCQEKDQIAKKVHTIIDKFAERGLRSLAVAYQEIPEKSKDSPGGPWTFCGLLPLFDPPRHDSAETIRRALNLGVCVKMITGDQLAIAKETGRRLGMGTNMYPSSSLLGREKEEHEALPIDELVEMADGFAGVYPEHKYEIVKILQEKQHVVGMTGDGVNDAPALKKADIGIAVSDATDAARSAADLVLTEPGLSVIISAVLTSRAIFQRMKNYTIYAVSITIRIVLGFALLALIWEYDFPPFMVLIIAILNDGTIMTISKDRVKPSPTPDSWKLPEIFATGIVIGTYLALVTVLFYWAIVETTFFESHFHVSSISSDSEKVSSAVYLQVSIISQALIFVTRSRGWSFLERPGVLLMCAFVIAQLVATIIAVYAYISFGKIRGIGWRWAGVIWLYSIIFYVPLDIIKFTVRYGLSGEAWKLIFERKTAFTYKKDYGKEERAAKEENGRGSSLIAEKARRRAEIARLGEIHSLRGHVQSVLRLKNFDQNLIQSAHTV, via the exons ATGGCTGAGGAACTGGATAAACCTTTGCTTGATCCTGAGAATTTCAACCGAGAGGGCATTGATTTG GAACGTATACCATTAGAAGAAGTATTTGAACAGTTGAGAACATCACGAAGAGGACTTTCATCTGATGATGCTGAAGCCCGGATAGAGATATTTGGCCCAAACAAACTTGAAGAGAAGAAA gagaataaaatattgaaatttcttAGTTTTATGTGGAATCCTTTGTCATGGGTTATGGAAGCAGCAGCATTGATGGCGATTATCCTTGCTAATGGTGGA GGGGAAGGTCCTGATTGGCAAGACTTTATAGGCATTATATGCCTACTGGTAATAAACTCAACTATAAGttttatagaagaaaataatgCAGGAAATGCTGCTGCAGCATTGATGGCTCGTTTAGCTCCTAAAACAAAG GTTCTCAGAGATGGGCAGTGGCAAGAGCAAGATGCAGCTATTTTAGTACCTGGAGATATAATTAGCATAAAGCTGGGAGATATAATTCCAGCTGATGCTCGCTTGCTAGAAGGGGACCCTCTAAAAATTGATCAG TCAGCCCTTACTGGAGAATCTCTACCTGTCACAAAGAGAACTGGTAACGAGGTCTTTTCAGGTTCAACATGTAAACATGGAGAGATTGAAGCTGTAGTGATAGCAACAGGAGTTCACTCATTTTTTGGTAAGGCAGCATACCTGGTTGACAGTACCGAAGTTGTTGGGCATTTTCAGAAG GTCCTTACCTCAATTGGTAACTTCTGCATTTGCTCTATAGCTATAGGGatgatttttgaaataattataatgttCCCAGTGGAGCATCGATCATACAGGGATGGAATAAACAACCTTCTTGTTCTCCTAATTGGAGGAATACCCATCGCCATGCCAACAGTATTATCTGTAACACTTGCAATTGGCTCTCATCGTCTTTCTCAGCAG GGAGCTATCACAAAAAGAATGACAGCAATTGAAGAAATGGCAGGCATGGATGTCCTATGCAGTGACAAAACTGGAACTCTTACACTGAATCGCCTAACTGTTGATCGAAACCTTATTGAG GTGTTTAACAGAAATATGGACAAGGATACGGTTGTTCTACTTGCAGCCAGAGCAGCTAGACTGGAAAACCAGGATGCTATTGACACTGCCGTAGTTAATATGCTAGCTGATCCAAAGGAG GCACGTGCAAACATCACTGAAGTTCATTTTTTACCATTCAATCCTGTAGATAAGCGTACAGCTATAACATATATCGATTTTGATGGCAATTTTCATAGGGCCAGTAAAGGAGCTCCAGAACAG ATTCTAGATTTGTGTCAAGAGAAAGATCAGATTGCCAAGAAAGTGCACACTATAATAGACAAATTTGCTGAAAGGGGATTGCGATCTCTTGCAGTTGCTTATCAG GAAATTCCTGAAAAATCCAAGGATAGCCCTGGAGGTCCTTGGACTTTTTGTGGTTTGTTGCCTTTGTTTGATCCTCCAAGACATGATAGTGCTGAGACCATCCGAAGAGCACTTAACCTTGGAGTCTGTGTTAAGATGATTACAG GTGATCAATTAGCAATTGCAAAGGAGACAGGCCGAAGACTTGGCATGGGAACAAACATGTACCCTTCTTCATCTTTGTTGGGTCGCGAAAAAGAAGAGCATGAAGCTCTCCCTATTGACGAGCTCGTTGAAATGGCAGATGGCTTTGCTGGTGTATATCCTG AACACAAGTATGAAATAGTGaaaattttacaagaaaagcAGCATGTTGTCGGAATGACTGGGGATGGAGTAAATGATGCCCCAGCATTGAAGAAAGCAGATATCGGAATAGCTGTGTCAGATGCAACGGATGCTGCAAGAAGTGCTGCTGATCTGGTCCTAACCGAGCCTGGCTTAAGTGTTATTATTAGTGCTGTGTTAACTAGCAGAGCTATATTCCagagaatgaaaaattataca ATATACGCAGTCTCCATCACCATAAGGATAGTG CTTGGTTTTGCTCTCCTAGCATTGATTTGGGAATATGATTTTCCACCCTTCATGGTCCTGATCATTGCGATACTAAATGATG gtACCATAATGACCATATCTAAAGACAGAGTGAAGCCATCCCCAACACCTGACAGTTGGAAGCTGCCTGAGATATTTGCAACAGGAATCGTGATTGGCACTTATCTTGCTTTGGTTACTGTCCTGTTCTACTGGGCAATAGTTGAGACCACTTTCTTTGAG AGCCACTTCCATGTAAGTTCCATATCCAGTGACAGCGAGAAAGTATCATCTGCAGTATATCTGCAAGTGAGCATCATTAGCCAGGCTCTAATTTTTGTTACTCGTAGCCGAGGTTGGTCATTTCTAGAGAGACCAGGGGTTCTACTGATGTGTGCATTTGTAATAGCTCAACTG GTGGCGACCATAATTGCTGTGTATGCATATATCAGCTTTGGGAAAATAAGAGGAATTGGATGGAGATGGGCTGGAGTGATATGGCTGTACAGTATAATCTTCTATGTGCCGTTGGACATAATCAAGTTCACAGTGCGGTATGGCTTGAGTGGAGAAGCCTGGAAACTGATATTTGAAAGAAAG ACAGCGTTTACATATAAGAAAGACTACGGAAAAGAAGAAAGGGCAGCAAAGGAGGAGAATGGAAGGGGGTCTTCTTTGATAGCTGAAAAGGCCAGAAGACGTGCTGAAATAGCCAGGCTGGGAGAAATACACAGTCTCAGAGGACATGTTCAATCTGTTCTCAGACTCAAAAACTTTGACCAGAATCTCATCCAATCCGCTCATACAGTCTAA